The uncultured Mailhella sp. genome segment TACTTTGGCGGCATCATGACAAGCATATGGTCTATCCTCATATGCCCATCAATGCTTTCAATTCCCTTACAATTGATCTGTCGTATTATTTCTTCTGTTTCTTCACGGTATTGCCCGCAAATCACTTTTCTCCTGTACTTGGGAGTGAAGACAATGCGGCACCTGCACAGCCATTTCGCATGTGCCGGATGTTGTTCTTTCGCCATAAAAAAACACCTTTTCGATGTGGACGGGAGCCTGAACAACTCCGTCTTGTCGAAAAGGTGTTTTTTTAGGTATAACCGTTTTGTGTTCCACCCGCTTAGCGGGTGGTTTTCTGTTTCGGTCGCTTCCGCTCCCTCAACTGCCTGAAGGCCTTAACGAAAAAGCCCTCACGATGTTCATCGCAAGGGCTTGATTTCTATGGCTCCCCGAGACGGACTTGAACCGCCAACCTAGTGATTAACAGTCACCCGCTCTGCCTATTGAGCTATCGGGGAACGAAGCAACTCGTCGTTGCAGGGATGTAGTTAGTCGTTTTGGGGTCAGGCGTCAAGCATTTTTTTTGCGCTTTCAACATTTTTTCCGACAAAGGGCGTGCAAACGCGGCAGTTTTGCGACATCGGAAGCGTTTTGCGTGACTTCAAGCCTGATCCCACGGTTTCACCGCTCACTCCCCTGCCTTGCTCACGACTCTCGAAGACCGGACAGGATGCGAGCACCGCAAGCGAGCGCGACATTCGAGCGCATCGGCGTCTGCCATGTCCCGTCTGCGCAAGACACGCTGTACGAACTGCATTGCTTGCACGACGGCGGCTGCGCTTAACGCCGGAAGTGAATTCCGGCTGCGCGCCTGCCGTCGGCCGGGCTCCTGACGTCGCCCGGGGCCCCAGTGCGTTGAAAAACGGCCTTCCGACTGCACTCCCCCACCCTCGCTCTTGGCTTCGGGCATAATCTTCCCGTTCACCCCGTCCTGCCGAACCGGCGAAGCCGGGAGGCAGAATCAGGGGGGCGCGGGGGGAATTATTTCTGACCTTGCAGCGTCCCAACGACTGCGCAATCCCGTCTGCGTCGGACACGCTGTACGATCTGCGGAGCTTGCACGACGGCGGCTGCGCTTAACGCCGGAAATGAATTCCGGCTGCGCGCCTGCCGTCGGCCGGGCTCCTGACGTCGCCCGGGGCCCCAGAGCGTTGAAAAACGGCCTTCCGACTGCACTCCCCCCCCTCGCTCTTGGCTTCGGGCATAATCTTCCCGTTCACCCCGTCCTGCCGAACCGGCGAAGCCGGGAGGCAGAAACAGGGGGGCGCGGGGGGAATTATTTCTGACCTTGCAGACTTCCGAAAACCGCACAGCCCCGTCTGCGCAAGACACGCTGTACGATCTGCAGAGCTTGCACGACGGCGGCTGCGCTTAACGCCGGAAGTGAATTCCGGCTGCGCGCCTGCCGTCGGCCGGGCTCCTGACGTCGCCCGGGGCCCCAGAGCATCGAAAAACGGCCTTCCGACGGAACTCCCTCCCCTCGCCCTTGGCTTCGGGCATAATCTTCCCGTTCACCCCGTCCTGCCGAACCGGCGAAGCCGGGAGGCAGAAACAGGGGGGCGCGGGGGGAATTATTTCTGACCTTGCAGCGTCCCAACGACTGCGCAATCCCGTCTGCGTCGGACACGCTGTACGATCTGCGGAGCTTGCACGACGGCGGCTGCGCTTAACGCCGGAAGTGAATTCCGGCTGCGCGCCTGCCGTCGGCCGGGCTCCTGACGTCGCCCGGGGCCCCAGAGCGTCGAAAAACGGCCTTCCGACGGCACTCCCCCCCCCTCGCTCTTGGCTTCGGGCATAATCTTCCCGTTCACCCCGTCCTGCCGAACCGGCGAAGCCGGGAGGCAGAAACAGGGGGGCGCGGGGGGAATTATTTCCCCCGCATGCCTTTTCTGCCTTTTCTGCCTTTCCTGCCTTTCTCGGGGCAGCGCCCCGAGGGCTCTTGCCGTCCCCTTCCACTTCCTCTTCTACAGCAGGGGACGGAGTTTCGGAGCGGCGGGGAGGATGTTGCCGTTGCGGGCAATGGTGACGACTTCGCAGGGGATGTTGCGTCCGCAGGCGGCGACGGCCTTTTGGACGGCGAGTTCCATGCCGCCGCAGCAGGGGACGTCCATGCGGACGACGGTAATGCTGCGCACGGAGTTCTGACGCAGGATTTCTCCAAGTTTTTCCGCGTAGTTGACGGCGTCGAGCTTAGGGCAGCCGATGAGGGTGACGCGGCCGCGCATGAAGCGGCGGTGGAAGTCGGCGAAGGCGTAGGCGGTGCAGTCGGCGGCGATGAGCAGGTCGGCGTTCTGGAAATAGGGCGCGGAGAGGGGCGCAAGTTTGATCTGCACGGGCCAGAAGCGCAGTTCCGACGTTTCTTCGCCCGCGGGTTCGACGTGCAGGGTGCGTCCGGACTGTTCCAGATGGGCTTTCACGGCGCTTTCGTCGTAGGCGTCGGCCTCGCGGAAGTCGAAGGAAATGGCTCCGGCAGGACAGGCGGGCAGGCAGTCGCCGAGGCCGTCGCAGTAGTCGTCGCGCACGAGACGGGCCTTGCCGTCCTGCATGACGATGGCTCCTTCGTGGCAGGCGGAGGCGCACAGGCCGCAGCCGGTGCAGGCGTCTTCATTGATATGGATGATTCTTCTGAGCATAATTTTCTCCTGATGAACTGATGAAGCGCTTGCGGGGAGCGCCTGTGAACGTGACCGCGCGACCGAATGCCGCGCGCGAAGAATTTCGACGAAGTCCAGAACGCGAAACAGCATGCGAACCGCGCCCGGAACGAACCTTCCCGGCCTGCGGGAGTCCGCCCGTCAAAGATAATCCCGAACATGCGCCGCGCAAGGATATTTTTCTGTGATCCCGGGCATTGACGCCGCAAAGCCGGGGTCGTACACCAGAGCGAAATTCGCCCGACGCCGGAAAAAAGGCGTCACGTTTTGCCGAAACGGCCCTCCGGACATGTCCGGACGCCCCGGCGACGCCGGCAACAGACGCGACTTGCGTCCGTTCGCCGCGCCCGTTCCGTGCCGCCCCAGGAAACGCTTCCGCCCCGACCATCGAGACGCATCCCGCTTCCCCGGCGGCGCAACAGTTCTCACGCAGGAGTATTTGCCATGGATGCCACGGACCGCATCTTTCTTGCCATGATCGACTACTTTGCCAATGATCCCAAAAGGATCCAGCACCTGACCAAGGTACACGCCTTCGCCCGGCTCATCGGACGCGAAGAGCAGCTCGACGCCCGCACGCAGTTCGTGCTCGAATCCGCGGCCCTCGTTCACGATATCGGCATCCGCCCGGCCGAAACCAAGTTCGGAAGCTGCTCCGGCGCGCTCCAGGAACAGGAAGGCCCCGCCGAAGCCCGCCGCCTGCTCGAAAACCTCGATATCGACCCCGACGTCGTCAACCGCGTCTGCTTCCTCGTGGGACACCACCATACCTACACCGATATCCACGACCCCGACTACCAGATCCTCGTTGAGGCCGACTTCCTCGTCAACCTCTACGAAGACAACGAAAGCAAACACGCCGCCTCCGCCGCCCTCCGCCGCATCTTCCGCACCCCCTCCGGATCAAGAATCTGCAAAACCATGTTCGGACTCGAAGAAGAATAGTTGGAATGGAAGGGAGACAGGCCAGAGCAACGGGGCTCCGCCCCGGGAAAGGCAGGAAAGACAGGAAAGGCATGCGGGGGAAATAATCCCCCCCGCGCCCCCCTGTTTCCGCCGAAGGCTGCGCCCTCGGCGGGGCGGGAGTGGGCAGGCAAGGCGAGTTGCCGAAGCGATGTCTGACATGGGCAGACTGCGGTCGCCGGAGTGCTCGGCAGGCGCTGTTTTGTCTGCGGTCTCAGTGCAGGTGTGTCCTGCCGGACCCACCTGCGGCGGCCGACTCCTGTCCGGCCCCCGCCGGACAGTCGCATCAAAGGATGGGATTTCCAGATTTTCTGGGAAAAACATCAAGGGCCGCGAAGGTAAAATCCAAAACGCCCTTTCAACGCTCTGGAGCCCGCGACCTGCCTTCAGGCGGTCGCGCCGACGAGCATAAGCAGGCGGGATTCACTCCCGCCGTTAAACGCAATGCCCGTCGTACAAATTCCGCAGGCCGCACGGCGTATCTTGCACAAACGGGCAGTTGCGGCACTCGGAAAAAGGAAAATGTCGGTCGCGCCGAGGGGCATAAGCAGGCGGGATTCACTTCCGGCGTTAAACGCAGCCGCCGTCGTACAAGTCCCGCAGTCTGTACAGTGTGTCTTGCGCAAACGGGACAAGGCAAACGCCGAAGCGCCCGAGATGCGGGCAGACCGGGCATCCCCCCTCGCACAGAATAGCCCGCTATTTCAAGGCGGCGTTGCCCTCCTGTTCCAGACATTCCCCCCTCTCGCGCAGAATGCCCCTGTCCCCGCGGCTCCCCTTCCTCAGCCCGAATGCACGGCGCGTCGTCGCAGGAACTTTTCACGGCGCGTTTTTCCGGCTTGTTCCGCCATCCCCAAGGGGGCGCTTTTTGCGTCAAACACAGCCCCGGTTCTGCCAAAAATGTCACCTCGGACGGCCATTTTTGTCGACAAGCGTGAAAAATTTTGAATATTTTTAAAAAAGTCTTTTTCTTTCAACTAGTTGTGTTTTGTATCATTATTGACAAAATCATCCATCAGGAATAACGTGCTCACAGCAGTCTTTCCGTTGCGCCACAACGACCGGAAAGCGTTCTCTCCCCATCAACAGCAAGTTTCAGAGGTGCGTTCCCTTGAAAAAGTCTCTTGCAGTTCTCATGTCTCTGGCCATGCTTCTCGCCGGCTCCGTCGCCGCTGAGGCCAAAATCACCCTCAAGGTGGCCAACTCCGGCCCCGACACCCCGGAAAACCGCACCGTCTGCGCGGCCGACGTCTATACCGACATGGTCCGCAAAGCCACCAACGGCGAAGTCGAACTCGTGTTCTATCACGCGAGCAAGCTCGGCGGCGAAGCCGAAGCCCTAGAAGGCATTCAGATGGGCACCATCGACATGGGCACCCTCACGAGCGGCCCTGCCGCCAACTTCGTGCCCCAGACCATGGTGTTCGACATTCCCTACCTCATTCAGAGCAGCCCCGCGGGCTGGGAATTTCTGAAGTCCGACTTCGTGAAGAAGCTTTCCGACGAATTCTGCAAGAGAACCGGCGTGCGCATTCTCGCCGTGGCCGAACACGGCTTCCGTCACTTCACCGCCAAGGGCGTGGAACTGAAGAGCCCCGCCGACATGAAGGATCTCAAGATCCGCGTGATGGAAAACCCCGCCCACATGGCCATGACCCGCGGCCTCGGCGCTTCCCCCACTCCCATTTCCTACAGCGAGCTCTACATGGCCCTGCAGCAGGGCGTGGTGGACGGCATGGAATGCCCCATCGCCAACATTCACGACTCCAAGTTCTACGAAGTGCTGGACAGCCTCGTGCTTGACGGTCATCTCTACGGCCCGCTGCTCATCTTCATCAACGAAGACAAGTTCCAGAGCCTGACCCCCGCCCAGCAGGAAGCCCTCTACAAGGGCGCGCAGGCCTTCTGCATCGTGCACGCCGGCATCACCGCCGCAAGCGACGCCGCCGCCCTCAAGGACATGGCCGACAAGGGCATGAAGATTCATCAGCCCACCCCCGAAGAACAGAAGATGTTCCGCGAAGCCGCCCAGCCCGCCGCCCTCAAGATCATTGCCGACCGCGTCGGTCAGCAGTGGGTCGACGACGCCATCAAGGCCGCGAACGAGGCCGAAGCCAAGGTCGCCGGCCACGAACAGCAGCTCATGGATGAATGCATCCGCGAAGCTCAGGAAATGGTGAAGATCGCCCGTTCCGGCAAGTAGGCGCTTCCGCCCCGCAGCCAGTGTTCCCGGGAAAGGCTTTTTCTGCGGAATGAGCCTTTCCCAGTT includes the following:
- a CDS encoding 4Fe-4S binding protein is translated as MLRRIIHINEDACTGCGLCASACHEGAIVMQDGKARLVRDDYCDGLGDCLPACPAGAISFDFREADAYDESAVKAHLEQSGRTLHVEPAGEETSELRFWPVQIKLAPLSAPYFQNADLLIAADCTAYAFADFHRRFMRGRVTLIGCPKLDAVNYAEKLGEILRQNSVRSITVVRMDVPCCGGMELAVQKAVAACGRNIPCEVVTIARNGNILPAAPKLRPLL
- a CDS encoding HD domain-containing protein; its protein translation is MDATDRIFLAMIDYFANDPKRIQHLTKVHAFARLIGREEQLDARTQFVLESAALVHDIGIRPAETKFGSCSGALQEQEGPAEARRLLENLDIDPDVVNRVCFLVGHHHTYTDIHDPDYQILVEADFLVNLYEDNESKHAASAALRRIFRTPSGSRICKTMFGLEEE
- the dctP gene encoding TRAP transporter substrate-binding protein DctP encodes the protein MKKSLAVLMSLAMLLAGSVAAEAKITLKVANSGPDTPENRTVCAADVYTDMVRKATNGEVELVFYHASKLGGEAEALEGIQMGTIDMGTLTSGPAANFVPQTMVFDIPYLIQSSPAGWEFLKSDFVKKLSDEFCKRTGVRILAVAEHGFRHFTAKGVELKSPADMKDLKIRVMENPAHMAMTRGLGASPTPISYSELYMALQQGVVDGMECPIANIHDSKFYEVLDSLVLDGHLYGPLLIFINEDKFQSLTPAQQEALYKGAQAFCIVHAGITAASDAAALKDMADKGMKIHQPTPEEQKMFREAAQPAALKIIADRVGQQWVDDAIKAANEAEAKVAGHEQQLMDECIREAQEMVKIARSGK